The Deinococcus wulumuqiensis R12 genome has a window encoding:
- a CDS encoding antibiotic biosynthesis monooxygenase family protein, translating into MTAPVLEIAMLQVRPGQTADFEAAFAEARRIIAAMPGYQRHELQKCIEDDHKYTLLVWWDSLEAHTVGFRGSAEYQHWRALLHHFYDPFPTVEHFVGVHG; encoded by the coding sequence ATGACGGCACCTGTTCTCGAAATCGCCATGCTTCAGGTGCGGCCCGGCCAGACCGCCGACTTCGAGGCCGCCTTTGCCGAAGCGCGGCGCATCATCGCCGCCATGCCGGGATATCAGCGCCACGAACTGCAAAAGTGCATAGAAGACGACCACAAATACACCCTGCTGGTCTGGTGGGACAGCCTCGAAGCCCACACCGTCGGGTTTCGGGGCAGTGCCGAATACCAGCACTGGCGGGCGCTGCTGCACCATTTCTATGACCCCTTCCCGACGGTGGAACACTTCGTCGGCGTGCATGGATGA
- a CDS encoding MerR family transcriptional regulator translates to MSQRWTVGEVAELTRVSVRTLHHYDAIGLLVPSERSEAGYRLYTPADLTRLQRILTFRELGFALADILKLLQADESAQRRALELQAARLRAELQATQRRLRAVTSLLQEEMPMTQEDIKQIFEQFDPREHEAEVKERWGDTEAYRQSAERMKRYTPADRERMNSEGAELHARYVALMDAGVPAESPQAAAVAEAHRAYFHEWFYDCTPEMLRLVSQSWVHDPRFTANIDQIRPGLAAYQYAAVQAWAEAQS, encoded by the coding sequence ATGTCACAGCGTTGGACCGTCGGCGAGGTCGCTGAACTCACGCGGGTCAGTGTGCGAACCCTGCACCATTACGACGCGATTGGGCTGCTCGTGCCGTCGGAACGCAGCGAGGCCGGATACCGGCTTTATACCCCCGCTGACCTGACGCGGCTGCAGCGCATCCTGACGTTTCGGGAGTTGGGGTTCGCGCTGGCCGACATTCTGAAGCTGTTACAGGCCGATGAAAGCGCGCAGCGGCGGGCGCTGGAGCTTCAGGCGGCGCGGCTGCGGGCCGAATTGCAGGCCACCCAGCGCCGGTTGCGGGCCGTCACCTCACTGTTACAGGAGGAAATGCCCATGACCCAAGAAGACATCAAGCAGATATTCGAGCAGTTCGACCCCCGCGAGCACGAGGCCGAAGTGAAGGAACGCTGGGGCGACACCGAGGCCTACCGCCAGAGCGCCGAGCGGATGAAGCGTTACACCCCCGCCGACCGCGAGCGCATGAACAGCGAAGGCGCCGAACTGCACGCCCGCTACGTCGCCCTGATGGACGCGGGCGTCCCCGCCGAGAGCCCACAGGCGGCGGCAGTGGCCGAAGCCCACCGCGCCTACTTTCACGAGTGGTTCTACGACTGCACGCCCGAAATGCTGAGGCTGGTGTCGCAGAGCTGGGTGCATGACCCGCGCTTTACCGCCAACATCGACCAGATTCGTCCGGGGCTTGCCGCCTATCAGTACGCGGCAGTGCAGGCGTGGGCGGAGGCTCAGAGCTGA
- a CDS encoding DUF554 domain-containing protein, translated as MSLFSQLSGTFINVAAVLLGTFIGLAVGGRLPERTQRALLQTLSLVTLFIALDMAGSLNRVSGGQIPGVLLALLSLAAGVVVGEALGIEEALSRLGDDLKRRFKGGGRFTEGFVAASLLFCIGPMTVIGGLQNGLTGDSSTYVLKSTLDAIAALALAGAYGVGVGFSALTILLVQGGLSLAAGTFAAGLLGGADPELLKTNPYVLLLTGVGGLMIVGISWNLMLGGLGLEKVEGEDKRVRVGSMMPALVLAPLVLWLAGKLG; from the coding sequence ATGAGCCTGTTCTCGCAACTGTCCGGCACCTTCATCAATGTCGCCGCCGTGCTGCTCGGCACCTTCATCGGCCTGGCGGTGGGCGGACGGCTCCCGGAGCGCACCCAGCGCGCGCTGCTGCAGACCCTGAGCCTGGTCACGCTGTTTATCGCGCTCGACATGGCGGGCAGCCTGAACCGGGTGAGCGGCGGGCAGATTCCCGGTGTGCTGCTCGCGCTGCTCAGCCTCGCGGCGGGCGTGGTTGTGGGGGAAGCGCTCGGCATCGAAGAAGCCCTGTCGCGGCTGGGTGACGACCTCAAGCGGCGTTTCAAGGGGGGAGGCCGCTTCACGGAAGGTTTCGTCGCGGCCAGTCTGCTGTTCTGCATCGGCCCCATGACCGTCATCGGCGGGCTGCAAAACGGACTGACGGGCGACAGTTCGACCTACGTCCTCAAGAGCACGCTGGACGCGATTGCCGCGCTGGCGCTGGCGGGGGCCTACGGCGTCGGCGTGGGGTTCAGTGCGCTGACCATTTTGCTGGTGCAGGGCGGACTCAGCCTCGCGGCAGGCACCTTCGCGGCGGGGCTGCTGGGCGGGGCCGACCCCGAACTTCTCAAGACCAATCCTTACGTGCTGCTGCTGACCGGCGTGGGCGGCCTGATGATTGTCGGCATCAGCTGGAACCTGATGCTGGGTGGCCTCGGCCTTGAAAAAGTGGAGGGGGAAGACAAGCGGGTGCGGGTGGGCAGCATGATGCCCGCGCTGGTGCTGGCGCCTCTGGTGCTGTGGCTGGCGGGGAAATTGGGGTGA
- a CDS encoding N-acetylmuramoyl-L-alanine amidase, translated as MPPLRRSLLAAAALLFSAPLGTAAAAPRLIVAYPPDGHRVAHDHVILEGSVSPGARLTVGGRAAEVAPDGLYTLWWPLSPGVNTLRLVSTLGGLSSTRTVRVTRTVAAPLPARPAAIRPGSVIPAGRLEFWDAAHDSPAERQFEVGFEGSPGGRASFRVGGGSALPLREIRPGTYRAAFILPPERVLEQAPVAVSLTGQDGKTVTATAPGRVSTGTGPATATQTGAVRGLGINEAELALTTLDGQPLLYPREGMTFVAVGRQGDDLRVRLAPGLSALVTAKQVTLTRGLPPGAQPGPAVLDSEPGLGEAAPLGATGTSGDVRVRLPLGGVRLPFALEQGAGRLDLTLYGASFLPAPDGLRDPLLAGAEVTSPGPNIQRLTLRLSAAQGWGFHAGYEGDDLVLTVRRPPALDPARPLAGRVIVLDPGHGGSNLGGAGLLGLPEKLLTLPVARRAAELLRAQGAVVHLTRERDEFVGLTERGLLAEETRADLLVSLHHNALPDGRDPRGIRGPEMYYTWPQAEALAGHLLNALRTRLPELGPGAGLKPGANLALTRPSTQISLLVELAYLTDAGNVRVMHSPDGQEKLAQAVAAGIAQFYAAQTQGR; from the coding sequence ATGCCCCCCCTTCGCCGCTCGCTGCTTGCCGCCGCCGCGCTGCTTTTTTCTGCCCCGCTGGGCACCGCCGCCGCCGCGCCGCGTCTGATCGTGGCCTACCCACCCGACGGGCACCGCGTCGCCCACGATCACGTGATTCTGGAAGGCAGCGTGAGTCCCGGCGCCCGGCTGACCGTGGGGGGCCGCGCCGCCGAGGTCGCTCCCGACGGGCTGTACACGCTGTGGTGGCCGCTGAGTCCCGGGGTCAACACCCTGCGGCTGGTCAGCACGCTGGGCGGCCTGTCCAGCACCCGCACGGTCCGGGTGACGCGCACGGTCGCGGCGCCGCTCCCCGCACGGCCTGCCGCCATCCGGCCCGGCAGCGTGATTCCCGCCGGGCGGCTGGAATTCTGGGACGCCGCCCACGACTCGCCCGCCGAACGCCAGTTCGAGGTGGGCTTCGAGGGATCGCCGGGAGGCCGCGCCAGTTTCCGGGTGGGCGGGGGAAGTGCCCTGCCCCTGCGCGAGATTCGTCCCGGAACCTACCGCGCTGCCTTCATCCTGCCGCCTGAGCGCGTCCTTGAGCAGGCACCTGTGGCCGTCAGCCTGACGGGACAGGACGGCAAAACCGTGACTGCCACAGCGCCGGGCCGCGTCAGCACCGGCACCGGCCCGGCCACCGCGACGCAAACCGGTGCGGTGCGCGGACTGGGCATCAACGAGGCCGAGCTGGCCCTGACCACGCTGGACGGGCAGCCGCTGCTCTATCCGCGTGAGGGCATGACCTTTGTCGCGGTGGGCCGACAGGGAGACGACCTGCGGGTGCGCCTCGCTCCGGGCCTGAGCGCCCTGGTCACAGCCAAACAGGTGACGCTGACCCGGGGTCTGCCGCCGGGTGCCCAGCCCGGACCTGCGGTTCTCGATTCGGAGCCGGGGCTGGGAGAGGCCGCGCCACTCGGGGCCACGGGCACCAGCGGTGACGTGCGGGTGCGCCTGCCGCTGGGCGGAGTACGCCTGCCGTTCGCGCTGGAGCAGGGCGCGGGACGGCTCGACCTGACGCTGTACGGCGCTTCCTTCCTGCCTGCCCCTGACGGGCTGCGCGACCCGCTGCTGGCGGGGGCCGAAGTCACGTCGCCCGGCCCGAACATCCAGCGGCTGACCTTGCGGCTGAGCGCGGCCCAGGGCTGGGGCTTTCACGCTGGCTACGAGGGCGACGACCTGGTGCTGACGGTGCGCCGCCCGCCTGCGCTCGACCCGGCGCGGCCCCTGGCAGGCCGGGTGATCGTTCTGGACCCAGGACACGGCGGCAGCAATCTGGGCGGCGCCGGACTGCTGGGCCTGCCCGAAAAGCTGCTCACCCTGCCGGTGGCGCGGCGGGCCGCCGAGTTGCTGCGGGCGCAGGGCGCCGTCGTCCACCTGACCCGCGAGCGCGACGAGTTCGTGGGGCTGACCGAGCGGGGTCTGCTGGCCGAGGAGACCCGCGCCGACCTGCTGGTCAGCCTGCACCACAACGCCCTGCCCGACGGGCGTGACCCACGCGGGATTCGCGGCCCGGAAATGTACTACACCTGGCCGCAGGCCGAGGCCCTGGCTGGACACCTGCTGAATGCGCTGCGGACCCGCCTGCCCGAACTCGGCCCCGGCGCGGGCCTCAAGCCGGGCGCCAACCTCGCCCTGACGCGGCCCAGCACCCAGATCAGCCTGCTGGTCGAGCTGGCCTACCTGACCGACGCGGGCAACGTGCGCGTGATGCACAGTCCGGACGGTCAGGAGAAGCTGGCGCAGGCGGTGGCTGCCGGAATCGCGCAGTTTTATGCCGCCCAGACGCAGGGCCGCTGA
- a CDS encoding CHASE2 domain-containing protein, translating into MSRSLDRPLRRLTLPLAAVLGLALGLALPHNFALQNSLNRALPSPLDQRLLLVGIDDATLGDYGPLSQWPRSLYLQAFDTLEQAGASVIGLDVVLDRDPGPELRAAFDRPRLVLATAPGDPVLDWVPTRHTVTGVSALNSGGGTVREVQTAYPAGSGPGAALVPSFARQVVAQAGLPLPLDTQPRLLRYSPPAQVAAQTLSFRDLVSGNVRYADLQGRVVLIGQNASGVPGLNLPDIDGRLTSGLEWQARAVSSLLAGPLTPLPVWATALLCAACAALAVLFGGLWGYALAALTLLVAPLLWPLGVVFPGVSVSLAAILGSGLVAFERWWQLKTLRLRDPLTGLGNRLSLTRTVTRRWSRRLEQPFGLVILDVGTLSRVNALQGRAAGDALLREVAARLQRTRRRGDTVFRSGPDEFAVLLEEAGAADVPLLAQALERGVGPLSVGDLTVPLTTGAASSAQDLASPTDLIEVASRERYRAKYQRVQES; encoded by the coding sequence ATGTCACGCTCCCTTGACCGCCCCCTGCGCCGGCTGACCCTGCCCCTGGCGGCGGTGCTGGGGCTGGCGCTGGGGCTGGCGCTGCCGCACAACTTCGCCCTGCAAAACTCGCTCAACCGCGCCTTGCCTTCGCCCCTCGACCAGCGGCTGCTGCTCGTCGGCATCGACGACGCCACCCTGGGCGACTACGGCCCCCTGTCGCAGTGGCCGCGTTCGCTCTACCTCCAGGCCTTCGACACGCTGGAGCAGGCCGGGGCCAGCGTGATCGGATTGGACGTGGTGCTGGACCGTGACCCCGGACCCGAGCTGCGAGCGGCGTTCGACCGCCCGCGCCTCGTGCTCGCCACTGCACCCGGTGACCCGGTGCTCGACTGGGTGCCCACCAGACACACGGTGACGGGGGTCAGCGCCCTGAACAGCGGCGGCGGCACGGTCCGCGAGGTGCAGACCGCCTACCCGGCAGGCAGTGGCCCCGGCGCGGCGCTCGTGCCCAGCTTTGCCCGGCAGGTGGTGGCCCAGGCCGGTTTGCCCCTTCCGCTGGACACGCAGCCGCGCCTGCTGCGCTACTCCCCCCCGGCGCAGGTGGCCGCGCAGACCCTTTCGTTTCGTGACCTCGTGAGCGGCAACGTGCGTTACGCCGACCTGCAGGGCCGGGTGGTCCTGATCGGTCAGAACGCCAGCGGCGTGCCAGGGCTGAACCTCCCCGACATCGACGGGCGGCTGACCTCCGGCCTGGAATGGCAGGCGCGGGCGGTGTCCAGCCTGCTGGCGGGGCCGCTGACACCTTTGCCGGTCTGGGCCACCGCGCTGCTGTGCGCCGCCTGTGCCGCCCTCGCCGTGCTGTTCGGCGGGCTGTGGGGCTACGCGCTGGCGGCCCTGACCCTGCTCGTCGCCCCCCTGCTGTGGCCTCTGGGCGTGGTGTTTCCCGGGGTTTCGGTGTCGCTGGCCGCCATTCTGGGAAGCGGGCTGGTGGCCTTCGAGCGCTGGTGGCAGCTCAAGACCCTGCGGCTGCGCGACCCGCTGACCGGGCTGGGCAACCGCCTGAGCCTGACCCGCACCGTGACCCGGCGCTGGTCGCGGCGGCTGGAGCAGCCCTTCGGACTGGTGATTCTCGACGTGGGCACCCTCAGCCGCGTCAACGCCTTGCAGGGCCGGGCGGCAGGCGACGCCCTGCTGCGGGAGGTCGCCGCCCGGTTGCAACGCACGCGGCGCCGGGGCGACACCGTGTTCCGCTCGGGTCCCGACGAATTCGCCGTGCTGCTCGAAGAAGCTGGGGCCGCCGACGTGCCGCTGCTCGCCCAGGCCCTGGAGCGGGGTGTGGGGCCGCTGAGCGTGGGCGACCTGACCGTGCCGCTCACCACCGGCGCCGCCAGCAGTGCCCAGGACCTGGCCTCACCGACCGACCTGATCGAGGTGGCCAGCCGCGAACGCTACCGCGCCAAGTACCAGCGCGTGCAGGAGAGCTGA
- the abc-f gene encoding ribosomal protection-like ABC-F family protein, which yields MLVAAVHATKEYGPLTVLEDVHFAVQPGDRVGLVGRNGAGKSTLLRLLTGQTPPDGGEVRWGPGVRVRALEQDPSFPVGATIDSVLNSAFRDLDALEAELGAAADAMSSGSEAAILHHEALLEQFARRGGYERRSRKEQVTLAFGFRGREHDPVSGLSGGERTRLGLAALLVENPDVLLLDEPTNHLDIVMVEWLEGFLGRYPGAVLVISHDRQFLDNVTKETAYLRGGTLKVYAGGYTKFREQLDLELEQQAALHAQQSKQIADLQSSADRMKIWGLGMSKLARRAKAMQARVDRMQKGAVAAPPPEERTTRITFHAPESGEVVLDARHITRKMGERTLFANLDLQIRRGERVAIIGRNGAGKTTLLRALLGLDPSDDPRGRVLTGARVSVGYYDQALRGVDPSQTLYDVAREYVQKDHEAHTLLGTFMFPFDHHDKPARILSGGERARLALLRLAQEDHNLLVLDEPTNHLDMEMVEALEDALAAYTGTLVMVSHDRAFIEGLADRIWLIEDGRFYEYPGWEDYRAGHRSAADIEAEAARAVAAAPKPAPAPKAKGLWHLKREVEAIEADIAALEAELEAAQQALAEAPVDADFTALGQAAHELEMRLEEKMALWGAKQAEVEEKGG from the coding sequence GTGCTTGTCGCCGCTGTTCACGCCACCAAAGAATATGGTCCCCTCACGGTCCTGGAGGACGTTCATTTTGCCGTGCAGCCGGGCGACCGCGTGGGGTTGGTGGGCCGCAACGGTGCGGGCAAAAGCACCCTGTTGCGGCTGCTGACGGGCCAGACCCCCCCGGATGGGGGTGAGGTGCGCTGGGGGCCGGGCGTGCGGGTCCGCGCCCTGGAGCAGGACCCCAGCTTTCCCGTGGGGGCGACCATCGACAGCGTGCTCAACAGCGCCTTTCGTGATCTGGACGCCCTGGAAGCCGAACTGGGGGCCGCCGCCGACGCCATGAGCAGCGGCAGCGAAGCCGCCATTCTCCATCACGAGGCGCTGCTGGAGCAGTTCGCCCGGCGCGGGGGCTATGAAAGGCGCAGCCGCAAGGAGCAGGTCACGCTGGCCTTCGGGTTCCGGGGGCGCGAGCACGACCCGGTTTCGGGGCTGTCGGGCGGCGAGCGCACCCGGCTGGGCCTCGCCGCGCTGCTGGTCGAAAACCCCGACGTGCTGCTGCTCGACGAACCGACCAACCACCTCGACATCGTGATGGTGGAGTGGCTGGAAGGGTTTCTGGGGCGCTACCCCGGCGCGGTGCTGGTCATCAGCCACGACCGGCAGTTTCTGGACAACGTGACCAAGGAAACCGCCTACCTGCGCGGCGGGACGCTGAAGGTCTATGCCGGGGGCTACACCAAGTTCCGCGAGCAGCTCGACCTCGAACTGGAGCAGCAGGCCGCGCTGCATGCCCAGCAGTCCAAGCAGATCGCCGACCTGCAATCGAGCGCCGACCGCATGAAAATCTGGGGCCTGGGCATGTCCAAACTCGCCCGGCGCGCCAAGGCGATGCAGGCCCGTGTGGACCGCATGCAGAAGGGAGCCGTCGCCGCTCCGCCGCCCGAGGAGCGCACCACCCGCATCACCTTCCACGCGCCGGAATCGGGCGAAGTGGTGCTCGACGCCCGGCACATCACCCGCAAGATGGGCGAGCGCACGCTGTTCGCCAACCTCGACCTTCAGATTCGCCGGGGCGAGCGCGTGGCCATCATCGGGCGCAACGGGGCGGGCAAAACCACGCTGCTGCGCGCCCTGCTCGGCCTCGACCCCAGCGACGACCCACGCGGGCGGGTGCTGACGGGGGCGCGGGTGAGCGTGGGCTACTACGACCAGGCGCTGCGCGGCGTGGACCCCTCGCAGACCCTCTACGACGTGGCCCGCGAGTACGTGCAAAAGGACCACGAAGCCCATACGCTGCTCGGCACCTTCATGTTTCCCTTCGACCACCACGACAAGCCCGCCCGGATTCTGTCGGGCGGCGAGCGGGCGCGGCTGGCGCTGTTGCGGCTGGCCCAGGAAGACCACAACCTGCTCGTGCTCGACGAACCGACCAACCACCTCGACATGGAAATGGTCGAGGCGCTCGAAGACGCGCTCGCGGCCTACACCGGCACGCTGGTGATGGTCAGCCACGACCGCGCCTTTATCGAGGGGCTGGCCGACCGCATCTGGCTCATCGAGGACGGGCGGTTTTACGAGTACCCCGGCTGGGAGGACTACCGCGCCGGGCACCGCAGCGCCGCCGACATCGAGGCCGAGGCTGCCCGGGCGGTGGCGGCGGCCCCCAAACCCGCGCCCGCGCCCAAAGCCAAGGGCCTGTGGCACCTGAAACGCGAGGTGGAGGCCATCGAAGCCGACATTGCCGCCCTCGAAGCCGAACTGGAAGCGGCGCAGCAAGCCCTGGCCGAAGCCCCGGTGGACGCCGATTTCACCGCGCTGGGGCAGGCCGCGCACGAACTGGAAATGCGGCTGGAAGAAAAAATGGCGCTGTGGGGCGCAAAGCAGGCCGAGGTGGAGGAAAAGGGCGGCTGA
- a CDS encoding GTP pyrophosphokinase — MPSPVPFSPSALVAEYVAQLGEYEVLRSAAVAHMTRLLQDAGLNIHHITGRLKKPASLADKLRRKVGRYQTLADVTDLVGVRVITYFESDVAAVSRLVESCWDVDWDHSIDKSKMHDPDRFGYMGVHYVVRPSAGQPEFAALLGAPDLPDLRFEIQIRSILQHAWAEIEHDLGYKNREAVPREVRRRFYRLAGLLEMADEEFMALARMSRDYAATLPERVQDEPESVFIDVQSVAYLLGQPPVRPLDMEVAEALGVTLLTDWPDPERPVRLTSLLHYVGVRSVGQLQKELARLAPDIVRFAAALMPQLREAWTPAGGARPGTSLVHYALLRACANPSLEAREVVRMLDLSGTQSERQMVRTVREIYREMMETAPET; from the coding sequence ATGCCTTCTCCCGTGCCCTTTTCTCCCTCGGCTCTGGTGGCCGAGTATGTCGCGCAGCTCGGCGAGTACGAGGTGCTGCGCTCGGCGGCGGTGGCCCACATGACCCGGCTGCTTCAGGACGCGGGGCTGAACATTCATCACATCACCGGGCGGCTGAAAAAACCCGCCAGCCTTGCGGACAAACTGCGGCGCAAGGTGGGGCGGTATCAGACGCTCGCAGACGTGACCGACCTGGTCGGCGTGCGCGTCATCACCTATTTCGAGTCGGACGTGGCGGCGGTGTCGCGGCTGGTCGAGAGCTGCTGGGACGTGGACTGGGACCACTCCATCGACAAGTCGAAGATGCACGACCCCGACCGCTTCGGGTACATGGGCGTGCACTACGTGGTTCGCCCCAGTGCGGGGCAGCCCGAGTTCGCGGCCCTGCTCGGCGCCCCCGACCTGCCCGACCTGCGCTTCGAGATTCAGATTCGCTCGATTCTTCAGCACGCCTGGGCCGAAATCGAGCACGACCTGGGCTACAAGAACCGCGAGGCGGTCCCGCGTGAGGTCCGGCGCCGCTTTTACCGCCTTGCCGGGCTGCTGGAAATGGCCGACGAGGAGTTCATGGCCCTCGCCCGCATGAGCCGCGACTACGCCGCCACGCTGCCTGAGCGCGTGCAGGACGAACCCGAGAGCGTCTTTATCGACGTGCAGAGCGTGGCTTACCTGCTGGGCCAGCCTCCGGTGCGCCCGCTCGACATGGAGGTGGCCGAGGCGCTGGGGGTCACGCTGCTGACCGACTGGCCCGACCCCGAGCGCCCGGTGCGGCTGACCAGCCTGCTGCATTACGTGGGGGTGCGCTCGGTGGGGCAACTGCAAAAGGAACTCGCCCGCCTCGCCCCCGACATCGTCCGCTTCGCCGCCGCGCTGATGCCGCAACTGCGTGAGGCCTGGACTCCGGCGGGCGGGGCGCGGCCCGGCACCAGCCTGGTCCACTACGCCCTGCTGCGGGCCTGCGCCAACCCGTCGCTGGAGGCGCGGGAAGTCGTCAGGATGCTCGACCTCTCCGGCACCCAGAGCGAGCGTCAGATGGTCCGCACCGTCCGCGAAATCTACCGCGAGATGATGGAGACGGCCCCCGAAACCTGA
- a CDS encoding FecR domain-containing protein produces the protein MSQRPRFFRAVAWPLCLFALLVPAAVPVLPAQAQVAARPASLIVTAAQGRAEVQGAGGTWVPLQQTREVYTALRTGAGRVTLGRAGGQVTVGSASRLRVYRDEPDLQEGQFFFAGQGGLYALGWHLNVESGQLRADLLPGSPQPRVAVIAGRVRLSSGTRTVSLGPGEQLSLRTGRKSAFAETDPWYHAQFVGPGTATIEALRGAVTYYSGEKGRGAAVGQVLGTGDRVSTGSGAWAEIGFAGGGYLRLTEESELGVLAVDKTARGRKVTLRLLRGSAWNVVQKGQGGYRITTPVVSTAVRGTTFRVDAQGLVKVFEGQVELPSEPGISLTQGQEKAAGQAVRPLTLDALDRLNLALDQERAAPLRPQFTLPGTAARPWAQKALALQVTAPQGSEVQVSLGGHSVHLTESAEGVFALPTDLPTVPDGRHDVTLTVRRAAQVWQRRFPLVLDRTAPVLEALERRTAGRTVLLTGELNEGPGAGHGRVELRIEGAGAPQVRSLPPGPFRVLLPAPAFPGELRLTVRDAAGNESDVTLP, from the coding sequence ATGAGCCAGCGTCCCCGTTTTTTCCGTGCCGTGGCCTGGCCGCTTTGCCTCTTTGCCCTCCTGGTTCCGGCGGCTGTGCCGGTGCTGCCCGCTCAGGCCCAGGTGGCCGCCCGCCCGGCTTCCCTGATCGTCACCGCTGCCCAGGGCCGCGCCGAGGTGCAGGGCGCGGGAGGCACCTGGGTGCCGCTGCAACAGACCCGCGAGGTGTACACCGCCCTGCGAACCGGCGCCGGGCGCGTCACGCTGGGGCGCGCAGGCGGGCAGGTCACGGTGGGCAGCGCCTCGCGCCTGCGTGTCTACCGCGACGAACCCGATTTGCAGGAGGGCCAGTTCTTCTTTGCGGGCCAGGGCGGACTGTACGCGCTGGGCTGGCACCTGAACGTGGAAAGCGGGCAACTGCGCGCCGACCTGCTTCCCGGCAGCCCGCAGCCCCGGGTGGCCGTGATCGCCGGGCGGGTCCGGCTGTCGAGCGGCACCCGCACCGTGTCCCTCGGGCCGGGCGAGCAGCTTTCGCTGCGTACCGGGCGCAAGTCGGCCTTTGCCGAAACCGACCCCTGGTACCACGCCCAGTTCGTCGGTCCTGGCACGGCCACCATCGAGGCGCTGCGCGGGGCGGTGACCTATTACAGCGGCGAAAAGGGGCGCGGCGCGGCGGTGGGTCAGGTGCTGGGCACCGGCGACCGCGTGAGCACCGGCAGCGGCGCCTGGGCCGAAATCGGCTTTGCCGGCGGCGGCTACCTGCGCCTGACCGAGGAAAGCGAACTGGGCGTGCTGGCGGTGGACAAGACGGCGCGGGGCCGCAAGGTCACGCTGCGGCTGCTGCGCGGCAGTGCCTGGAACGTGGTGCAAAAGGGGCAGGGTGGCTACCGCATCACCACCCCGGTGGTGAGCACGGCGGTGCGCGGCACGACCTTCCGGGTGGACGCCCAGGGTCTGGTCAAGGTGTTCGAAGGTCAGGTCGAGTTGCCCAGCGAGCCGGGCATCAGCCTGACTCAGGGCCAGGAAAAGGCGGCGGGGCAGGCCGTACGCCCCCTGACGCTCGACGCCCTCGACCGGCTCAACCTCGCCCTCGACCAGGAGCGGGCCGCGCCGCTGCGGCCACAGTTCACCCTGCCGGGCACTGCCGCCCGGCCCTGGGCGCAGAAGGCGCTCGCCCTGCAGGTGACGGCTCCCCAGGGCAGCGAGGTGCAGGTGAGCCTGGGAGGGCACAGTGTCCATCTCACCGAGAGCGCGGAGGGGGTCTTCGCCCTCCCCACCGACCTGCCGACGGTGCCCGACGGTCGCCATGACGTGACGCTCACCGTGCGCCGCGCCGCGCAGGTCTGGCAGCGCCGCTTTCCGCTGGTGCTCGACCGGACGGCGCCGGTGCTGGAGGCCCTGGAGCGCCGGACGGCGGGGCGCACGGTGCTCCTGACCGGCGAGCTGAACGAGGGTCCGGGCGCGGGGCACGGGCGGGTCGAACTGCGAATCGAGGGCGCCGGTGCGCCGCAGGTGCGCTCGCTGCCGCCCGGACCGTTCCGGGTGCTGCTGCCCGCGCCCGCGTTCCCCGGCGAACTGCGGCTGACGGTGCGTGACGCCGCAGGAAACGAGTCTGATGTCACGCTCCCTTGA